The Verrucomicrobium spinosum DSM 4136 = JCM 18804 genome includes a region encoding these proteins:
- a CDS encoding cbb3-type cytochrome c oxidase subunit I → METTDTTVSNSDSLRRAAIDRSVKGPVLFLFANAALWLLASTIMGLIASVKLVKPGFLDYDWLWFLNYGRLQPAHLTALVYGWAIQSGLGASIWILARRSGLALERGAGSMVTAGVFWNIGVTLGVLGILFGGSTSLTWLEFPAFVWPLFLVAFLIIAGRMVLHYNAVQRENWFFLSSWYILAGLFCFPWIFATVNLLLNHYAPASPLGAIGAGINAWYVSNIIWLFFTPIGLGACYYFIPKITGKPVFSGQLAQLGFWGLIVLGGWTGYQKYMGGPLPAWMSAVGGTAALLLLVPAGIVALNNHLTTEGKRGLIETSPTLRFVFVGSFCYVIMSGVSALLGTFWTGSNTQFTYAEYGYQLLAVYGFFSMTMFGAIYYIVPRLANCEWLSARLIRQHFWFSVYGISAMVVCMLVGGLFQGASVNSPDNWNQPMVGSVINARGYLVGRSLAWVFILWSNFWFFVHLVFMVLGLGRRSTTPTLLVHDRHHDYVPGTLTSVTTKEA, encoded by the coding sequence ATGGAGACAACTGACACGACCGTCTCAAACAGCGACAGCCTACGCCGCGCGGCCATTGACCGCTCGGTGAAGGGGCCGGTGCTTTTCCTGTTTGCCAATGCCGCCCTTTGGCTGCTTGCATCGACCATCATGGGCTTGATCGCCTCTGTGAAACTTGTTAAGCCGGGTTTCCTGGACTACGACTGGCTCTGGTTCCTCAACTATGGGCGCCTGCAGCCTGCCCACCTTACGGCCTTGGTCTATGGCTGGGCCATTCAGTCCGGCCTGGGTGCCAGCATCTGGATCCTTGCCCGTCGCTCCGGGCTTGCTCTTGAGCGAGGCGCTGGCTCCATGGTGACTGCCGGAGTCTTCTGGAACATCGGGGTGACCCTCGGTGTCCTCGGGATCCTCTTTGGCGGCAGTACTTCGCTGACGTGGTTGGAGTTTCCGGCGTTCGTCTGGCCGCTTTTCCTGGTTGCCTTCCTCATCATCGCGGGTCGCATGGTGTTGCATTACAATGCCGTGCAGCGTGAGAACTGGTTCTTCCTTTCCTCCTGGTACATCCTTGCGGGTCTCTTCTGCTTCCCCTGGATTTTTGCGACGGTGAACTTGCTCCTCAACCACTACGCTCCGGCTTCTCCTCTTGGCGCGATTGGGGCTGGTATCAACGCCTGGTATGTGAGCAACATCATCTGGTTGTTCTTTACTCCGATCGGCCTGGGTGCGTGTTACTACTTCATTCCGAAGATCACTGGCAAGCCGGTGTTCAGTGGCCAGCTCGCGCAGCTCGGGTTCTGGGGGCTGATCGTCCTTGGTGGCTGGACTGGCTACCAGAAGTACATGGGGGGACCGCTTCCCGCCTGGATGTCCGCAGTGGGCGGCACCGCGGCACTTCTTCTGCTTGTTCCTGCTGGCATTGTGGCGCTCAACAACCACCTCACCACTGAGGGCAAGCGCGGTCTTATCGAGACTAGCCCCACGCTCCGCTTCGTCTTCGTCGGTTCCTTCTGTTACGTGATCATGAGCGGTGTCAGTGCGTTGCTCGGCACGTTCTGGACGGGGTCAAACACCCAGTTCACTTACGCTGAGTACGGGTACCAGCTTCTTGCGGTGTACGGCTTCTTTAGCATGACGATGTTCGGTGCGATTTACTACATTGTTCCCAGACTGGCCAACTGTGAGTGGCTGAGCGCCCGCCTGATCCGCCAGCATTTCTGGTTCTCCGTTTATGGTATCAGCGCCATGGTAGTCTGTATGCTTGTTGGTGGTTTGTTCCAGGGTGCAAGCGTGAACAGCCCCGACAACTGGAATCAACCCATGGTCGGCAGCGTCATCAACGCCCGTGGTTATCTTGTCGGCCGCTCCCTCGCTTGGGTTTTCATCTTGTGGTCGAACTTCTGGTTCTTTGTCCACCTTGTGTTCATGGTGCTGGGTCTTGGACGTCGCAGCACGACGCCGACCCTGCTTGTGCACGACCGTCACCATGACTACGTCCCCGGAACTTTAACATCGGTTACCACCAAAGAAGCATGA
- a CDS encoding cytochrome c oxidase subunit I — protein sequence MSAVTAHHDHSHADHAHEHDHPKQSFLYKYIFSTDHKVIGIQYGLTAMCFLLWGFFLMMVMRWSIAFPGTEMPIFGQLMGERWAPGGVVSPELYNMFGAMHGTIMVFLGVVPLGFAAFGNYIMPLQIGAVDMAFPKLNAWSYWLYFIGGVLMMLSFFLPTGAAQVGWTNYSPLATTAQIDVKNIFFTGQTQWLFSMVFLISSSLLGSVNFITTILNLRCKGMTWMRLPFFCWAMLVVGFLLLLAFPPLEVAAIMQLADRLFGSSFFLPTGLVEANKHLDIAGGGSPLLYQHLFWFLGHPEVYVLILPAVAIVSDVIPANIRRPLWGYKSMIYGVLTLGFLSFIVWAHHMYLTGMGPVVSTFFQITTVLISVPSVILLTCLMITLWGGSIRFNTAMLFACAFLPMFGIGGLTGLPLAFSTIDLYLHDTYYVIGHFHYVVAPGTIFGLFAGIYHWYPKMTGRFMNETLGRLHFWPSLLCMNLLFSPMLIQGMAGFHRRWHDGGVAFAGTSSGDWMGIPLLKLNEVMSFAAWGLAIAQVPFILNLFFSIKGGKKVKSDNPWQATTLEWATPTPPGHGNFLQEPVVYRDAYDYSVPGAETDYSPQWLPEGVKPEEKLTHMH from the coding sequence ATGAGCGCTGTTACCGCCCACCACGATCACTCGCATGCGGATCATGCTCACGAGCACGATCACCCGAAGCAGAGCTTCCTCTATAAGTACATCTTCAGCACGGACCACAAGGTCATCGGGATCCAATATGGTCTCACTGCCATGTGCTTCCTGCTGTGGGGCTTCTTCCTGATGATGGTGATGCGCTGGAGCATTGCTTTCCCAGGCACGGAAATGCCCATCTTTGGTCAGTTGATGGGCGAGCGCTGGGCTCCTGGCGGGGTCGTCAGTCCCGAGCTCTATAACATGTTTGGAGCCATGCACGGTACCATCATGGTGTTCTTGGGCGTGGTGCCCCTCGGTTTCGCTGCTTTCGGCAACTACATCATGCCCCTGCAGATTGGAGCAGTGGATATGGCGTTCCCCAAGCTCAATGCGTGGAGCTACTGGCTCTATTTCATCGGCGGCGTGCTCATGATGCTCAGCTTCTTCCTGCCGACGGGTGCAGCCCAGGTGGGGTGGACGAACTACTCTCCGCTGGCCACCACCGCGCAGATTGACGTGAAGAACATCTTCTTCACCGGCCAGACGCAGTGGTTGTTCTCCATGGTGTTCCTGATTTCCTCCTCGCTGCTGGGTTCAGTGAACTTCATCACCACGATCCTCAACCTGCGCTGCAAAGGGATGACCTGGATGCGCCTGCCCTTCTTCTGCTGGGCTATGCTGGTCGTCGGTTTCCTTCTGCTTCTTGCATTCCCGCCTCTTGAAGTCGCAGCCATCATGCAGCTTGCAGACCGACTCTTCGGTTCCAGCTTCTTCCTCCCTACCGGCCTGGTTGAGGCTAACAAGCATCTTGACATCGCTGGCGGTGGCAGCCCGCTGCTCTACCAGCACTTGTTCTGGTTCTTGGGTCACCCGGAAGTGTACGTGCTCATTCTCCCGGCTGTCGCCATTGTTTCGGACGTGATTCCGGCCAACATCCGCCGTCCGCTCTGGGGCTACAAGTCGATGATCTACGGCGTACTCACCCTCGGCTTCCTGAGCTTCATCGTATGGGCTCACCACATGTACCTCACGGGCATGGGACCGGTGGTCTCCACCTTCTTCCAGATCACCACGGTGTTGATCTCGGTGCCTTCCGTGATCCTGCTGACGTGCTTGATGATCACACTCTGGGGCGGTTCCATCCGTTTCAATACGGCGATGCTTTTCGCCTGCGCCTTCCTTCCGATGTTCGGGATTGGCGGTCTTACCGGTCTGCCACTGGCCTTCAGCACGATCGACCTTTACTTGCACGATACCTACTACGTCATCGGCCACTTCCACTACGTGGTGGCGCCTGGTACGATCTTCGGGCTTTTCGCGGGCATCTATCACTGGTACCCCAAGATGACGGGTCGATTCATGAACGAGACGCTCGGCCGCCTGCACTTCTGGCCCTCGCTGCTGTGCATGAACCTGCTGTTCTCCCCGATGTTGATCCAGGGCATGGCTGGCTTCCACCGCCGCTGGCATGATGGTGGTGTCGCCTTCGCTGGCACTTCCAGTGGCGATTGGATGGGAATCCCGCTGCTTAAGCTCAACGAGGTGATGTCCTTTGCAGCATGGGGTCTGGCCATTGCCCAGGTGCCCTTCATCCTAAACCTGTTCTTCAGCATCAAGGGTGGCAAAAAGGTGAAGTCGGACAACCCCTGGCAGGCTACAACGCTCGAGTGGGCGACTCCGACACCTCCCGGGCATGGCAACTTCCTTCAAGAGCCCGTGGTTTACCGCGACGCTTACGATTACAGCGTTCCCGGTGCCGAAACAGACTACTCCCCGCAGTGGCTGCCTGAAGGTGTGAAGCCTGAGGAAAAGCTCACCCACATGCATTGA
- a CDS encoding cytochrome c oxidase subunit 3: MEIPYTVKPRPDTGLFNAKIGIWLFLASEVMLFGGLFSAYIFLRIAPEGPWPVQVLTVKWGFINTLVLIFSSVTVLQAWVSLKLRKFRMFQLWMTLTILCAGGFMAIKSVEYADKFHHYGVLLKDGSSVEGHFPADHPYHIKFDEVKTVTLASKHTDKGLFGLSLFRHGSDGGFLKYIVDGKPEFKDSAGNVVMLDAVTVKKLVHEAQEKKIDFITLTATNPLKFDIPPSKLFDNAYDAHKAHFRDGTVIEGKLAYDSMHLEADRIDLRRLFAADEKSDQKALESVQNADVWRILGGDWKKKFNEHHDAELKKFEEKHKGKQQPMDNSDYVRHVYAMKISLDDSHGHASTVKSGGEGLAAEAAADSHGTHAVESHAGSHGHPLVVIEKKDISFWSNFTPKYGNYFAIYFTLTGLHGLHVIGGAIVLGHMLLFGKRIYDKDPDHLANRVEVGGLFWHFVDLVWIFLFPLLYLL; encoded by the coding sequence ATGGAAATTCCATACACCGTCAAACCCCGGCCGGATACCGGACTGTTCAATGCGAAGATCGGCATCTGGCTCTTCCTCGCCTCTGAGGTGATGCTCTTCGGCGGTCTGTTCTCTGCTTACATCTTCCTGCGTATCGCTCCTGAAGGCCCCTGGCCGGTTCAGGTGCTCACCGTGAAGTGGGGGTTCATCAACACCCTCGTGCTCATCTTCTCCAGTGTCACTGTGCTACAGGCATGGGTGTCTCTGAAGTTGCGCAAGTTCCGGATGTTCCAACTTTGGATGACCCTGACCATTCTCTGCGCTGGCGGATTCATGGCCATCAAGTCCGTGGAATACGCTGACAAGTTCCATCACTATGGCGTTTTGCTTAAGGACGGCAGTTCGGTGGAAGGTCACTTCCCTGCGGATCATCCTTATCACATCAAGTTCGATGAGGTGAAAACGGTGACCTTGGCCTCCAAACACACCGACAAGGGGCTCTTTGGTCTCAGCTTGTTCCGTCATGGTTCCGATGGTGGGTTCCTGAAATACATCGTTGATGGCAAACCCGAGTTCAAAGACTCAGCCGGCAATGTGGTCATGCTGGATGCGGTGACAGTGAAAAAGCTGGTTCATGAAGCCCAGGAGAAGAAGATCGACTTCATCACACTGACGGCGACCAATCCGCTTAAGTTTGACATCCCGCCGTCGAAGCTCTTCGACAATGCCTATGATGCGCACAAGGCCCATTTCCGTGATGGCACAGTGATCGAAGGCAAGCTTGCTTACGATTCGATGCATCTCGAAGCGGATCGTATCGACCTGCGCCGCCTCTTCGCCGCTGACGAGAAGAGCGACCAGAAGGCACTGGAAAGCGTGCAGAATGCTGACGTGTGGCGCATCCTCGGTGGTGACTGGAAGAAGAAGTTCAACGAGCATCATGATGCCGAGCTGAAGAAGTTCGAGGAGAAGCACAAGGGCAAACAGCAGCCCATGGACAACAGCGACTACGTTCGCCACGTCTATGCGATGAAGATCAGCCTGGACGACTCTCATGGTCACGCCAGCACGGTTAAGTCGGGAGGCGAGGGCCTTGCAGCCGAAGCTGCTGCTGATTCCCACGGAACGCATGCTGTGGAATCACATGCTGGCAGCCATGGCCATCCTCTTGTCGTGATCGAGAAGAAGGACATCTCCTTCTGGTCCAACTTCACTCCCAAGTACGGCAACTACTTCGCGATCTACTTCACGCTGACGGGCCTGCACGGTCTTCACGTGATCGGGGGGGCCATCGTTCTGGGGCACATGCTGCTTTTCGGCAAAAGGATCTACGACAAGGACCCTGATCACCTGGCAAACCGGGTGGAAGTGGGCGGCCTGTTCTGGCACTTCGTGGATCTGGTCTGGATCTTCCTGTTCCCGTTGCTGTATCTCCTTTAA
- a CDS encoding c-type cytochrome, which translates to MNENQPQNFDNTDLDRLHAAVKREKPDAQPGREPAPLWVFVASMAAMVLAGGYAGAYVGGFDFEQNSPYLGKVKDTRPIDHTVGADLDPFALAMKKGADAYNSCQGCHGASGGGQPGLIPPLAGSEWVLGGTERIARIALHGLSGSVTVKGANYNGVMPPQSGLSDKELSYVITYIRNSWGNKGSLVTPDMVKKVRNETKAHIGPWTAATLLEFAEKDIPGEAPAAGAAAATPAPAAK; encoded by the coding sequence ATGAACGAGAATCAGCCCCAAAACTTTGACAACACTGACCTCGACCGCCTTCACGCTGCTGTGAAGCGCGAGAAGCCTGACGCTCAGCCAGGTCGCGAACCAGCGCCCCTCTGGGTGTTCGTGGCCAGCATGGCCGCCATGGTCCTCGCCGGTGGCTACGCGGGAGCTTATGTCGGCGGTTTTGATTTTGAACAGAACTCGCCCTATCTCGGGAAAGTGAAGGACACCCGTCCCATCGACCACACGGTTGGTGCGGACCTCGATCCTTTTGCTCTGGCCATGAAAAAAGGTGCCGATGCCTACAACAGCTGCCAGGGCTGTCATGGTGCCTCGGGTGGTGGTCAGCCCGGTCTGATCCCACCGCTTGCTGGCTCAGAGTGGGTGTTGGGTGGGACTGAGCGTATCGCGCGTATCGCCCTCCACGGCCTGAGTGGAAGTGTCACTGTAAAAGGTGCCAACTACAACGGCGTGATGCCCCCGCAGTCTGGCCTTTCGGACAAGGAGCTTTCCTACGTGATCACCTACATCCGCAACTCTTGGGGCAATAAAGGCTCTTTGGTGACACCGGACATGGTGAAAAAAGTCCGGAACGAAACGAAGGCCCATATTGGCCCTTGGACAGCAGCGACACTCTTGGAGTTTGCCGAGAAGGACATTCCGGGCGAAGCTCCCGCCGCAGGTGCCGCAGCCGCAACGCCCGCGCCCGCAGCCAAGTAG
- a CDS encoding cytochrome C oxidase subunit IV family protein, translating into MAHDHHDHDSPEYYKKQAKIIWAVGGVLVLGTLITVGVMNWDMGSRAANIAFGMFIALVKASFVALIFMHLKSERGLIYKVLFFTVLFAIGLFVLTYLGYADPLHSKFISY; encoded by the coding sequence ATGGCTCACGACCATCACGACCACGACAGTCCGGAATACTACAAGAAGCAGGCCAAGATCATCTGGGCCGTTGGTGGCGTTCTTGTCCTTGGCACCCTCATCACCGTTGGAGTGATGAATTGGGACATGGGCTCCCGCGCCGCCAACATTGCCTTCGGCATGTTCATCGCCCTGGTGAAAGCCAGCTTTGTGGCGCTTATCTTCATGCACTTGAAGAGTGAACGTGGCCTTATCTACAAGGTCCTCTTCTTCACGGTGCTCTTTGCGATTGGCCTCTTTGTGCTGACCTACCTCGGCTACGCTGATCCCCTGCACTCCAAGTTTATCAGTTACTGA
- a CDS encoding cbb3-type cytochrome c oxidase subunit II produces MTSLRKLVIGLGVSFGAPWLLLVVIPALKAQKTVPIPYDKDRDGLTGFYPADGVYRQGQLVYLKEGCVQCHTQVIRTTFNNISDGWKKGWGSDQSPEPKNVVRASTMRDYLGEPVAPLGVQRNGPDLANFGYRVVGETGREALHVKLYAPRSQNEWSIMPSYRHLYKVQKIQGVGSPDALKLPKDLAPKKGYEVVPTAEAVELVNYLCSLKKDAPEPGKVVADSK; encoded by the coding sequence ATGACCAGCTTGCGCAAACTCGTGATTGGATTGGGTGTCAGTTTCGGAGCTCCGTGGCTCCTGCTGGTCGTCATTCCTGCCCTGAAAGCCCAGAAGACCGTTCCCATTCCCTACGACAAGGATCGTGATGGATTGACTGGTTTCTACCCGGCTGATGGTGTGTACCGCCAAGGTCAGCTGGTGTATCTCAAAGAGGGATGCGTGCAGTGCCACACCCAGGTCATCCGGACCACCTTCAACAACATCTCTGATGGCTGGAAGAAGGGTTGGGGGAGTGATCAAAGCCCTGAACCCAAAAATGTGGTGCGCGCCAGCACCATGCGTGACTACCTCGGTGAACCAGTGGCACCTCTTGGGGTGCAGCGCAATGGTCCGGATCTCGCCAACTTCGGCTATCGTGTGGTTGGTGAAACTGGCCGTGAAGCCCTGCACGTGAAGCTGTATGCGCCGCGCTCCCAGAATGAGTGGAGCATTATGCCGTCCTACCGGCACCTGTACAAGGTGCAGAAGATTCAAGGTGTTGGTTCTCCTGACGCCCTGAAGCTTCCCAAGGATCTAGCTCCCAAGAAAGGCTACGAAGTGGTGCCGACCGCCGAAGCCGTGGAACTGGTGAACTACCTTTGCTCCCTGAAAAAAGACGCCCCCGAGCCCGGCAAGGTGGTGGCTGACAGCAAGTAA